A region from the Equus asinus isolate D_3611 breed Donkey chromosome 3, EquAss-T2T_v2, whole genome shotgun sequence genome encodes:
- the UBE2D3 gene encoding ubiquitin-conjugating enzyme E2 D3 isoform X1 — MALKRINKELSDLARDPPAQCSAGPVGDDMFHWQATIMGPNDSPYQGGVFFLTIHFPTDYPFKPPKVAFTTRIYHPNINSNGSICLDILRSQWSPALTISKVLLSICSLLCDPNPDDPLVPEIARIYKTDRDKYNRLAREWTEKYAML, encoded by the exons GAACTTAGTGATTTGGCCCGTGACCCTCCAGCACAGTGTTCTGCAGGTCCAGTTGGGGATGATA tgtTCCATTGGCAAGCCACAATTATGGGACCT aatGACAGCCCATACCAAGGTGGTGTATTCTTTTTGACAATTCATTTTCCTACAGACTACCCCTTCAAACCACCTAAG gtTGCATTTACAACAAGAATTTATCATCCAAATATTAACAGTAATGGCAGCATTTGTCTCGATATTCtaagatcacagtggtctcctgCTTTAACTATTTCTAAAG ttcttttatccatttgttcACTGCTATGTGATCCAAACCCAGATGACCCCCTAGTGCCAGAGATTGCACGGATCTATAAAACAGACAGAGATAA GTACAATAGGTTAGCAAGAGAGTGGACAGAGAAATACGCTATGTTGTAG
- the UBE2D3 gene encoding ubiquitin-conjugating enzyme E2 D3 isoform X2 — translation MALKRINKELSDLARDPPAQCSAGPVGDDMFHWQATIMGPNDSPYQGGVFFLTIHFPTDYPFKPPKVAFTTRIYHPNINSNGSICLDILRSQWSPALTISKVLLSICSLLCDPNPDDPLVPEIARIYKTDRDKYNRISREWTQKYAM, via the exons GAACTTAGTGATTTGGCCCGTGACCCTCCAGCACAGTGTTCTGCAGGTCCAGTTGGGGATGATA tgtTCCATTGGCAAGCCACAATTATGGGACCT aatGACAGCCCATACCAAGGTGGTGTATTCTTTTTGACAATTCATTTTCCTACAGACTACCCCTTCAAACCACCTAAG gtTGCATTTACAACAAGAATTTATCATCCAAATATTAACAGTAATGGCAGCATTTGTCTCGATATTCtaagatcacagtggtctcctgCTTTAACTATTTCTAAAG ttcttttatccatttgttcACTGCTATGTGATCCAAACCCAGATGACCCCCTAGTGCCAGAGATTGCACGGATCTATAAAACAGACAGAGATAA GTACAACAGAATATCTCGGGAATGGACTCAGAAGTATGCCATGTGA